One window of Oncorhynchus masou masou isolate Uvic2021 chromosome 33, UVic_Omas_1.1, whole genome shotgun sequence genomic DNA carries:
- the LOC135527535 gene encoding lens fiber major intrinsic protein-like, whose protein sequence is MWEFRSMTFWRAVFAEFFGTMFFVFFGMGAALRWTTGPNHILHVALCFGLAAATMIQSIGHISGGHINPAVTFAYLVGSQMSLFRAFFYWAAQILGAVAGAAVLYGVTPNNMRGNMALNTLQPGISLGMGTTVEVFLTMQLVICIFAVTDERRNGRMGSAALSIGFAVTIGHLMGMYYTGAGMNPARSFAPAVLFRNFVNHWVYWVGPMIGGAMGALLYDFMLFPRMRGLSERLATLKGSRPPETETQQDNRGEPIELKTQAL, encoded by the exons ATGTGGGAGTTCCGGTCCATGACGTTTTGGCGGGCAGTCTTCGCAGAGTTCTTCGGGACCATGTTCTTTGTGTTTTTCGGCATGGGTGCCGCGCTGCGCTGGACAACCGGACCCAACCACATTCTGCATGTGGCGCTGTGCTTCGGCTTGGCAGCTGCCACCATGATCCAGTCCATTGGTCACATTAGTGGCGGCCACATTAACCCGGCCGTCACCTTTGCCTACCTGGTGGGTTCCCAGATGTCCCTATTCCGCGCCTTTTTCTACTGGGCTGCCCAGATCCTGGGGGCCGTAGCCGGGGCCGCTGTGCTCTATGGGGTCACCCCCAACAACATGAGGGGCAACATGGCTCTCAACACG CTGCAGCCTGGTATCAGCCTGGGCATGGGTACCACAGTGGAGGTGTTCCTGACCATGCAGCTAGTGATATGTATCTTTGCCGTGACAGATGAGAGGAGGAACGGACGCATGGGCTCTGCTGCCCTGTCCATTGGCTTCGCTGTCACCATCGGACACCTCATGGGg ATGTACTACACCGGTGCTGGAATGAACCCTGCAAGGTCTTTCGCCCCCGCTGTGCTCTTCAGGAACTTTGTAAACCACTGG gtgtACTGGGTGGGTCCCATGATAGGAGGTGCTATGGGAGCTCTTCTGTACGATTTCATGCTGTTCCCCCGTATGCGTGGTCTGTCTGAGCGCCTGGCCACACTGAAGGGCAGCCGACCCCCTGAGACGGAGACCCAGCAGGACAACCGTGGGGAGCCCATCGAGCTCAAGACACAAGCCCTATAA